A portion of the Salvelinus fontinalis isolate EN_2023a chromosome 32, ASM2944872v1, whole genome shotgun sequence genome contains these proteins:
- the LOC129831178 gene encoding DNA-binding protein RFX5-like isoform X1, whose amino-acid sequence MNSTNGVEQRTGFVEFSSDYIDSPKRPQRLPPLCEQTMTEDRLKSDPSKREGLDSGEGDTEPSLLLQKLKSNISENIQGKVDVILQDVQRFSDNDKLYLYLQLPSGPSSGEKSLAMAPLAQLRRWCISASMSALEDRTLPCSSSSDPSSFNIADQLHTCNWIRSHLEEHIDTCLPKQDVYETYKRYCENLQHRPLSAANFGKTIRDIFPNIKARRLGGRGQSKYCYSGIRRKTVLNMPLLPNLDLKNDPSELTELVQTYKQEVTEAACELICDWAQKILKRSFDTVVEIARFLVQEHIVNPRCSQAELVTSAAMAGGPAKPHKVIKKNPVPSKGGGPETEGSSSDAKRDKEVGDQSSPGTLQSSDKPTKGAESVRPGDRDLQVEALMKHLPRILPRSSVPEKSQGGALPIMILPHTVSLSYPEKAPPVTMAPVATSSVVQRARAVTKRALEAPTATSGGPGPGGTPGKRKRGRPRKPRPEDTTSPQPPPPSLPSVNQAPIMKSLTGGVIQKACSSSSSSQVVEVVFQDQHAVVLGQLHSVADSGNPEHRGVVLETDPRPLLLLPGTSHTNWDVGRAMVEVIQRAPRPPTTKNNNNSQSTPQHRLPLPTLLEDRGQVEITLTPTEPSEDLPTPTTQASSEGRPAPDDSTKVERP is encoded by the exons ATGAACTCCACCAACGGAGTGGAGCAGAGAACAGGCTTTGTGGAATTCAGCTCCGACTACATCGATTCGCCCAAG AGGCCTCAGCGTTTGCCACCGCTGTGTGAGCAAACAATGACGGAGGACAGGTTGAAGTCAGACCCCTCCAAGCGGGAGGGTCTGGActcaggagagggagacacagagccTAGCCTGCTGCTGCAGAAACTAAAGAGCAACATCTC TGAGAATATACAGGGAAAAGTGGACGTTATCTTG CAAGATGTGCAGCGCTTCTCTGACAACGACAAACTCTACCTTTACCTCCAGCTGCCTTCTGGCCCCAGTTCAGGGGAGAAAAG TCTGGCAATGGCCCCGCTGGCACAACTTAGGCGGTGGTGTATTTCTGCATCGATGTCAGCTTTGGAGGACAGAACACTGCCATG cagcagcagcagtgacCCCAGCTCCTTCAACATAGCTGACCAGCTGCACACCTGCAACTGGATCCGTAGCCACCTGGAGGAGCACATAGACACCTGCCTGCCCAAGCAAGACGTCTACGAGACATACAA GAGATACTGTGAAAACCTGCAGCACCGGCCTCTGAGTGCTGCCAACTTTGGGAAGACCATCCGTGACATCTTCCCCAACATCAAAGCCCGGAGGCTCGGTGGCAGGGGACAGTCCAA GTATTGTTATAGTGGAATCCGTAGGAAGACAGTGCTAAACATGCCACTGTTGCCAAACCTGGACCTGAAAAATGACCCA TCGGAGCTGACGGAGCTGGTGCAGACCTACAAGCAAGAGGTGACGGAGGCGGCTTGTGAGCTCATCTGTGATTGGGCCCAGAAGATCCTCAAACGTTCCTTTGACACAGTGGTCGAGATCGCCCGTTTTCTTGTGCAGGAGCACATCGTCAACCCACGCTGCAGCCAGGCTGAACTCGTCACTTCTGCCGCAATGGCAG GAGGACCTGCAAAGCCCCACAAGGTGATCAAGAAGAATCCAGTACCGTCAAAAGGAGGTGGGCCGGAGACAGAAGGGAGCAGCTCTGATGCTAAG AGGGATAAAGAAGTTGGGGATCAGTCGTCGCCAGGGACACTGCAGTCCAGTGACAAGCCAACCAAAGGGGCGGAGTCAGTACGCCCGGGGGATCGTGACCTGCAGGTGGAGGCTCTGATGAAGCACCTGCCCCGAATCCTGCCTCGCAGCTCCGTCCCGGAAAAGTCCCAAGGCGGCGCTCTCCCCATCATGATCCTCCCCCACACCGTCAGCCTGTCCTACCCCGAAAAAGCCCCGCCCGTTACCATGGCGCCTGTGGCAACGTCGTCGGTGGTGCAGAGGGCCCGTGCCGTGACCAAACGGGCCCTCGAGGCTCCGACTGCAACCAGCGGCGGCCCCGGGCCGGGAGGCACGCCGGGCAAGCGGAAACGAGGACGACCCAGGAAGCCACGGCCAGAGGACACCACCTCTCCGCAACCGCCCCCTCCGTCCCTACCTTCGGTCAACCAAGCCCCCATCATGAAGTCCCTCACCGGAGGGGTGATCCAGAAAGCctgctcgtcctcctcctcttcccaggTGGTGGAGGTCGTGTTCCAGGACCAGCATGCCGTGGTGCTCGGCCAGCTACATTCGGTAGCGGACTCTGGCAACCCAGAGCACCGGGGTGTGGTGCTTGAGACTGACCCACGGCCCCTGCTGCTGCTGCCAGGGACCAGCCACACAAACTGGGACGTGGGCAGGGCCATGGTAGAGGTCATCCAGAGGGCACCGAGACCCCCCACCACCAAGAACAACAACAACTCCCAGTCTACCCCCCAGCACCGCCTGCCCCTGCCCACTTTGCTGGAGGATCGAGGTCAGGTGGAGATCACCCTCACTCCCACGGAGCCTTCGGAAGATCTGCCGACCCCCACCACCCAGGCTAGCTCGGAGGGCCGCCCTGCGCCTGATGACAGCACTAAGGTTGAAAGACCCTAG
- the LOC129831178 gene encoding DNA-binding protein RFX5-like isoform X2, giving the protein MNSTNGVEQRTGFVEFSSDYIDSPKRPQRLPPLCEQTMTEDRLKSDPSKREGLDSGEGDTEPSLLLQKLKSNISENIQGKVDVILQDVQRFSDNDKLYLYLQLPSGPSSGEKSSSSSDPSSFNIADQLHTCNWIRSHLEEHIDTCLPKQDVYETYKRYCENLQHRPLSAANFGKTIRDIFPNIKARRLGGRGQSKYCYSGIRRKTVLNMPLLPNLDLKNDPSELTELVQTYKQEVTEAACELICDWAQKILKRSFDTVVEIARFLVQEHIVNPRCSQAELVTSAAMAGGPAKPHKVIKKNPVPSKGGGPETEGSSSDAKRDKEVGDQSSPGTLQSSDKPTKGAESVRPGDRDLQVEALMKHLPRILPRSSVPEKSQGGALPIMILPHTVSLSYPEKAPPVTMAPVATSSVVQRARAVTKRALEAPTATSGGPGPGGTPGKRKRGRPRKPRPEDTTSPQPPPPSLPSVNQAPIMKSLTGGVIQKACSSSSSSQVVEVVFQDQHAVVLGQLHSVADSGNPEHRGVVLETDPRPLLLLPGTSHTNWDVGRAMVEVIQRAPRPPTTKNNNNSQSTPQHRLPLPTLLEDRGQVEITLTPTEPSEDLPTPTTQASSEGRPAPDDSTKVERP; this is encoded by the exons ATGAACTCCACCAACGGAGTGGAGCAGAGAACAGGCTTTGTGGAATTCAGCTCCGACTACATCGATTCGCCCAAG AGGCCTCAGCGTTTGCCACCGCTGTGTGAGCAAACAATGACGGAGGACAGGTTGAAGTCAGACCCCTCCAAGCGGGAGGGTCTGGActcaggagagggagacacagagccTAGCCTGCTGCTGCAGAAACTAAAGAGCAACATCTC TGAGAATATACAGGGAAAAGTGGACGTTATCTTG CAAGATGTGCAGCGCTTCTCTGACAACGACAAACTCTACCTTTACCTCCAGCTGCCTTCTGGCCCCAGTTCAGGGGAGAAAAG cagcagcagcagtgacCCCAGCTCCTTCAACATAGCTGACCAGCTGCACACCTGCAACTGGATCCGTAGCCACCTGGAGGAGCACATAGACACCTGCCTGCCCAAGCAAGACGTCTACGAGACATACAA GAGATACTGTGAAAACCTGCAGCACCGGCCTCTGAGTGCTGCCAACTTTGGGAAGACCATCCGTGACATCTTCCCCAACATCAAAGCCCGGAGGCTCGGTGGCAGGGGACAGTCCAA GTATTGTTATAGTGGAATCCGTAGGAAGACAGTGCTAAACATGCCACTGTTGCCAAACCTGGACCTGAAAAATGACCCA TCGGAGCTGACGGAGCTGGTGCAGACCTACAAGCAAGAGGTGACGGAGGCGGCTTGTGAGCTCATCTGTGATTGGGCCCAGAAGATCCTCAAACGTTCCTTTGACACAGTGGTCGAGATCGCCCGTTTTCTTGTGCAGGAGCACATCGTCAACCCACGCTGCAGCCAGGCTGAACTCGTCACTTCTGCCGCAATGGCAG GAGGACCTGCAAAGCCCCACAAGGTGATCAAGAAGAATCCAGTACCGTCAAAAGGAGGTGGGCCGGAGACAGAAGGGAGCAGCTCTGATGCTAAG AGGGATAAAGAAGTTGGGGATCAGTCGTCGCCAGGGACACTGCAGTCCAGTGACAAGCCAACCAAAGGGGCGGAGTCAGTACGCCCGGGGGATCGTGACCTGCAGGTGGAGGCTCTGATGAAGCACCTGCCCCGAATCCTGCCTCGCAGCTCCGTCCCGGAAAAGTCCCAAGGCGGCGCTCTCCCCATCATGATCCTCCCCCACACCGTCAGCCTGTCCTACCCCGAAAAAGCCCCGCCCGTTACCATGGCGCCTGTGGCAACGTCGTCGGTGGTGCAGAGGGCCCGTGCCGTGACCAAACGGGCCCTCGAGGCTCCGACTGCAACCAGCGGCGGCCCCGGGCCGGGAGGCACGCCGGGCAAGCGGAAACGAGGACGACCCAGGAAGCCACGGCCAGAGGACACCACCTCTCCGCAACCGCCCCCTCCGTCCCTACCTTCGGTCAACCAAGCCCCCATCATGAAGTCCCTCACCGGAGGGGTGATCCAGAAAGCctgctcgtcctcctcctcttcccaggTGGTGGAGGTCGTGTTCCAGGACCAGCATGCCGTGGTGCTCGGCCAGCTACATTCGGTAGCGGACTCTGGCAACCCAGAGCACCGGGGTGTGGTGCTTGAGACTGACCCACGGCCCCTGCTGCTGCTGCCAGGGACCAGCCACACAAACTGGGACGTGGGCAGGGCCATGGTAGAGGTCATCCAGAGGGCACCGAGACCCCCCACCACCAAGAACAACAACAACTCCCAGTCTACCCCCCAGCACCGCCTGCCCCTGCCCACTTTGCTGGAGGATCGAGGTCAGGTGGAGATCACCCTCACTCCCACGGAGCCTTCGGAAGATCTGCCGACCCCCACCACCCAGGCTAGCTCGGAGGGCCGCCCTGCGCCTGATGACAGCACTAAGGTTGAAAGACCCTAG
- the LOC129831178 gene encoding DNA-binding protein RFX5-like isoform X3 has translation MNSTNGVEQRTGFVEFSSDYIDSPKRPQRLPPLCEQTMTEDRLKSDPSKREGLDSGEGDTEPSLLLQKLKSNISENIQGKVDVILQDVQRFSDNDKLYLYLQLPSGPSSGEKSSSDPSSFNIADQLHTCNWIRSHLEEHIDTCLPKQDVYETYKRYCENLQHRPLSAANFGKTIRDIFPNIKARRLGGRGQSKYCYSGIRRKTVLNMPLLPNLDLKNDPSELTELVQTYKQEVTEAACELICDWAQKILKRSFDTVVEIARFLVQEHIVNPRCSQAELVTSAAMAGGPAKPHKVIKKNPVPSKGGGPETEGSSSDAKRDKEVGDQSSPGTLQSSDKPTKGAESVRPGDRDLQVEALMKHLPRILPRSSVPEKSQGGALPIMILPHTVSLSYPEKAPPVTMAPVATSSVVQRARAVTKRALEAPTATSGGPGPGGTPGKRKRGRPRKPRPEDTTSPQPPPPSLPSVNQAPIMKSLTGGVIQKACSSSSSSQVVEVVFQDQHAVVLGQLHSVADSGNPEHRGVVLETDPRPLLLLPGTSHTNWDVGRAMVEVIQRAPRPPTTKNNNNSQSTPQHRLPLPTLLEDRGQVEITLTPTEPSEDLPTPTTQASSEGRPAPDDSTKVERP, from the exons ATGAACTCCACCAACGGAGTGGAGCAGAGAACAGGCTTTGTGGAATTCAGCTCCGACTACATCGATTCGCCCAAG AGGCCTCAGCGTTTGCCACCGCTGTGTGAGCAAACAATGACGGAGGACAGGTTGAAGTCAGACCCCTCCAAGCGGGAGGGTCTGGActcaggagagggagacacagagccTAGCCTGCTGCTGCAGAAACTAAAGAGCAACATCTC TGAGAATATACAGGGAAAAGTGGACGTTATCTTG CAAGATGTGCAGCGCTTCTCTGACAACGACAAACTCTACCTTTACCTCCAGCTGCCTTCTGGCCCCAGTTCAGGGGAGAAAAG cagcagtgacCCCAGCTCCTTCAACATAGCTGACCAGCTGCACACCTGCAACTGGATCCGTAGCCACCTGGAGGAGCACATAGACACCTGCCTGCCCAAGCAAGACGTCTACGAGACATACAA GAGATACTGTGAAAACCTGCAGCACCGGCCTCTGAGTGCTGCCAACTTTGGGAAGACCATCCGTGACATCTTCCCCAACATCAAAGCCCGGAGGCTCGGTGGCAGGGGACAGTCCAA GTATTGTTATAGTGGAATCCGTAGGAAGACAGTGCTAAACATGCCACTGTTGCCAAACCTGGACCTGAAAAATGACCCA TCGGAGCTGACGGAGCTGGTGCAGACCTACAAGCAAGAGGTGACGGAGGCGGCTTGTGAGCTCATCTGTGATTGGGCCCAGAAGATCCTCAAACGTTCCTTTGACACAGTGGTCGAGATCGCCCGTTTTCTTGTGCAGGAGCACATCGTCAACCCACGCTGCAGCCAGGCTGAACTCGTCACTTCTGCCGCAATGGCAG GAGGACCTGCAAAGCCCCACAAGGTGATCAAGAAGAATCCAGTACCGTCAAAAGGAGGTGGGCCGGAGACAGAAGGGAGCAGCTCTGATGCTAAG AGGGATAAAGAAGTTGGGGATCAGTCGTCGCCAGGGACACTGCAGTCCAGTGACAAGCCAACCAAAGGGGCGGAGTCAGTACGCCCGGGGGATCGTGACCTGCAGGTGGAGGCTCTGATGAAGCACCTGCCCCGAATCCTGCCTCGCAGCTCCGTCCCGGAAAAGTCCCAAGGCGGCGCTCTCCCCATCATGATCCTCCCCCACACCGTCAGCCTGTCCTACCCCGAAAAAGCCCCGCCCGTTACCATGGCGCCTGTGGCAACGTCGTCGGTGGTGCAGAGGGCCCGTGCCGTGACCAAACGGGCCCTCGAGGCTCCGACTGCAACCAGCGGCGGCCCCGGGCCGGGAGGCACGCCGGGCAAGCGGAAACGAGGACGACCCAGGAAGCCACGGCCAGAGGACACCACCTCTCCGCAACCGCCCCCTCCGTCCCTACCTTCGGTCAACCAAGCCCCCATCATGAAGTCCCTCACCGGAGGGGTGATCCAGAAAGCctgctcgtcctcctcctcttcccaggTGGTGGAGGTCGTGTTCCAGGACCAGCATGCCGTGGTGCTCGGCCAGCTACATTCGGTAGCGGACTCTGGCAACCCAGAGCACCGGGGTGTGGTGCTTGAGACTGACCCACGGCCCCTGCTGCTGCTGCCAGGGACCAGCCACACAAACTGGGACGTGGGCAGGGCCATGGTAGAGGTCATCCAGAGGGCACCGAGACCCCCCACCACCAAGAACAACAACAACTCCCAGTCTACCCCCCAGCACCGCCTGCCCCTGCCCACTTTGCTGGAGGATCGAGGTCAGGTGGAGATCACCCTCACTCCCACGGAGCCTTCGGAAGATCTGCCGACCCCCACCACCCAGGCTAGCTCGGAGGGCCGCCCTGCGCCTGATGACAGCACTAAGGTTGAAAGACCCTAG
- the LOC129831178 gene encoding DNA-binding protein RFX5-like isoform X4, producing MTEDRLKSDPSKREGLDSGEGDTEPSLLLQKLKSNISENIQGKVDVILQDVQRFSDNDKLYLYLQLPSGPSSGEKSLAMAPLAQLRRWCISASMSALEDRTLPCSSSSDPSSFNIADQLHTCNWIRSHLEEHIDTCLPKQDVYETYKRYCENLQHRPLSAANFGKTIRDIFPNIKARRLGGRGQSKYCYSGIRRKTVLNMPLLPNLDLKNDPSELTELVQTYKQEVTEAACELICDWAQKILKRSFDTVVEIARFLVQEHIVNPRCSQAELVTSAAMAGGPAKPHKVIKKNPVPSKGGGPETEGSSSDAKRDKEVGDQSSPGTLQSSDKPTKGAESVRPGDRDLQVEALMKHLPRILPRSSVPEKSQGGALPIMILPHTVSLSYPEKAPPVTMAPVATSSVVQRARAVTKRALEAPTATSGGPGPGGTPGKRKRGRPRKPRPEDTTSPQPPPPSLPSVNQAPIMKSLTGGVIQKACSSSSSSQVVEVVFQDQHAVVLGQLHSVADSGNPEHRGVVLETDPRPLLLLPGTSHTNWDVGRAMVEVIQRAPRPPTTKNNNNSQSTPQHRLPLPTLLEDRGQVEITLTPTEPSEDLPTPTTQASSEGRPAPDDSTKVERP from the exons ATGACGGAGGACAGGTTGAAGTCAGACCCCTCCAAGCGGGAGGGTCTGGActcaggagagggagacacagagccTAGCCTGCTGCTGCAGAAACTAAAGAGCAACATCTC TGAGAATATACAGGGAAAAGTGGACGTTATCTTG CAAGATGTGCAGCGCTTCTCTGACAACGACAAACTCTACCTTTACCTCCAGCTGCCTTCTGGCCCCAGTTCAGGGGAGAAAAG TCTGGCAATGGCCCCGCTGGCACAACTTAGGCGGTGGTGTATTTCTGCATCGATGTCAGCTTTGGAGGACAGAACACTGCCATG cagcagcagcagtgacCCCAGCTCCTTCAACATAGCTGACCAGCTGCACACCTGCAACTGGATCCGTAGCCACCTGGAGGAGCACATAGACACCTGCCTGCCCAAGCAAGACGTCTACGAGACATACAA GAGATACTGTGAAAACCTGCAGCACCGGCCTCTGAGTGCTGCCAACTTTGGGAAGACCATCCGTGACATCTTCCCCAACATCAAAGCCCGGAGGCTCGGTGGCAGGGGACAGTCCAA GTATTGTTATAGTGGAATCCGTAGGAAGACAGTGCTAAACATGCCACTGTTGCCAAACCTGGACCTGAAAAATGACCCA TCGGAGCTGACGGAGCTGGTGCAGACCTACAAGCAAGAGGTGACGGAGGCGGCTTGTGAGCTCATCTGTGATTGGGCCCAGAAGATCCTCAAACGTTCCTTTGACACAGTGGTCGAGATCGCCCGTTTTCTTGTGCAGGAGCACATCGTCAACCCACGCTGCAGCCAGGCTGAACTCGTCACTTCTGCCGCAATGGCAG GAGGACCTGCAAAGCCCCACAAGGTGATCAAGAAGAATCCAGTACCGTCAAAAGGAGGTGGGCCGGAGACAGAAGGGAGCAGCTCTGATGCTAAG AGGGATAAAGAAGTTGGGGATCAGTCGTCGCCAGGGACACTGCAGTCCAGTGACAAGCCAACCAAAGGGGCGGAGTCAGTACGCCCGGGGGATCGTGACCTGCAGGTGGAGGCTCTGATGAAGCACCTGCCCCGAATCCTGCCTCGCAGCTCCGTCCCGGAAAAGTCCCAAGGCGGCGCTCTCCCCATCATGATCCTCCCCCACACCGTCAGCCTGTCCTACCCCGAAAAAGCCCCGCCCGTTACCATGGCGCCTGTGGCAACGTCGTCGGTGGTGCAGAGGGCCCGTGCCGTGACCAAACGGGCCCTCGAGGCTCCGACTGCAACCAGCGGCGGCCCCGGGCCGGGAGGCACGCCGGGCAAGCGGAAACGAGGACGACCCAGGAAGCCACGGCCAGAGGACACCACCTCTCCGCAACCGCCCCCTCCGTCCCTACCTTCGGTCAACCAAGCCCCCATCATGAAGTCCCTCACCGGAGGGGTGATCCAGAAAGCctgctcgtcctcctcctcttcccaggTGGTGGAGGTCGTGTTCCAGGACCAGCATGCCGTGGTGCTCGGCCAGCTACATTCGGTAGCGGACTCTGGCAACCCAGAGCACCGGGGTGTGGTGCTTGAGACTGACCCACGGCCCCTGCTGCTGCTGCCAGGGACCAGCCACACAAACTGGGACGTGGGCAGGGCCATGGTAGAGGTCATCCAGAGGGCACCGAGACCCCCCACCACCAAGAACAACAACAACTCCCAGTCTACCCCCCAGCACCGCCTGCCCCTGCCCACTTTGCTGGAGGATCGAGGTCAGGTGGAGATCACCCTCACTCCCACGGAGCCTTCGGAAGATCTGCCGACCCCCACCACCCAGGCTAGCTCGGAGGGCCGCCCTGCGCCTGATGACAGCACTAAGGTTGAAAGACCCTAG